A single region of the Anaerococcus urinomassiliensis genome encodes:
- the ftsZ gene encoding cell division protein FtsZ: MANINMEMDNSALAKIKVIGVGGGGNNAISRMRDNGLSGVEFVAVNTDLQTLQESNADIRLQIGEKLTRGLGAGANPEVGEKAAEESKNDITESLKGSDMVFITAGMGGGTGTGAAPIVANVAKDLGILTVGVVTKPFTFEGRKRQSQAEAGVERLKENVDTLITIPNDRLLQIVEKRTSMVDAFKLADQVLMDAVSGISELIAVPNVINLDFADVESIMSDQGIAHMGIGRASGENRAVDAAKAAINSPLLETSIDGAKAVLLNVTAAEVGLMEANEAAELIRDNIDSDANIIFGVGSDESLGEDIKITVIATGFDNQAKASRHDDLNPRRSQRSEYESAPRNQRSNQETKAKKNPFDDIDLPDFLK; the protein is encoded by the coding sequence ATGGCAAACATTAATATGGAAATGGACAATAGCGCATTAGCAAAAATTAAGGTCATCGGTGTAGGTGGCGGTGGAAACAACGCTATCAGCCGAATGAGAGACAATGGACTATCAGGTGTAGAATTTGTAGCAGTAAATACAGACTTACAAACTCTACAAGAATCAAATGCAGATATTCGCCTACAAATTGGTGAAAAACTAACACGTGGACTTGGCGCTGGAGCTAATCCAGAAGTTGGAGAAAAAGCTGCTGAAGAAAGCAAAAATGATATCACAGAATCTCTAAAGGGTTCTGATATGGTATTTATCACTGCTGGAATGGGTGGTGGTACCGGTACAGGTGCTGCTCCAATAGTAGCTAACGTTGCAAAAGATTTGGGAATATTAACTGTAGGTGTTGTTACAAAACCATTCACATTCGAAGGTAGAAAAAGACAATCCCAAGCAGAAGCAGGTGTAGAAAGACTAAAAGAAAATGTTGATACACTTATTACAATTCCAAATGATAGACTTCTTCAAATAGTTGAAAAAAGAACATCAATGGTAGATGCATTTAAACTTGCTGACCAAGTTTTGATGGATGCAGTTTCAGGTATTTCTGAACTAATAGCAGTACCAAATGTAATAAACCTAGACTTTGCTGACGTAGAATCAATCATGAGCGATCAAGGTATAGCTCATATGGGTATAGGCCGTGCATCTGGCGAAAATAGAGCAGTAGATGCAGCAAAAGCTGCTATCAATTCTCCACTGCTTGAAACATCTATTGATGGTGCAAAAGCAGTTTTACTAAATGTTACAGCTGCTGAAGTTGGTTTGATGGAAGCAAACGAAGCTGCAGAACTAATTCGTGATAATATTGATTCTGATGCAAATATCATCTTTGGTGTTGGTAGTGATGAATCTCTTGGTGAAGACATCAAGATTACAGTAATTGCAACAGGTTTTGACAACCAAGCTAAGGCAAGTCGCCACGATGATCTTAATCCACGCAGGAGTCAAAGAAGCGAATACGAATCAGCTCCAAGAAATCAAAGATCAAACCAAGAAACAAAGGCTAAGAAAAATCCATTTGACGATATAGATTTACCAGACTTCTTAAAGTAA
- a CDS encoding TVP38/TMEM64 family protein — protein sequence MKEFIKKNIYNIIAVLVLVILTILGYIGYKRGLFHSIDTFREFILSFGIWANIIFMLVQVTQIVVPIIPGGLTTVFGVVIFGPFWGFIYNYISICAGSMLVFFISRTFGKSIVLNFFGEETFDKYKHKIKDKTYEKFFAWAILLPVAPDDFLCYLTGLSDMSFKKYATIILLCKPPSIFLYSMGWAMGLEWLVSKL from the coding sequence ATGAAAGAATTTATCAAGAAAAATATCTACAATATAATAGCGGTCCTAGTTCTGGTGATTCTTACAATTCTAGGCTATATTGGTTACAAAAGGGGTTTGTTCCATTCTATTGATACCTTCAGAGAATTTATCCTATCTTTTGGAATATGGGCAAATATCATATTTATGCTTGTCCAAGTTACACAAATTGTTGTGCCAATTATACCAGGTGGCCTTACTACGGTATTTGGTGTTGTAATATTTGGACCTTTTTGGGGATTTATATATAACTACATATCTATTTGTGCAGGATCCATGCTAGTATTTTTCATATCTAGGACTTTTGGCAAATCAATTGTACTTAATTTCTTTGGAGAGGAAACTTTTGATAAGTATAAGCACAAGATCAAAGATAAGACTTACGAGAAGTTCTTTGCCTGGGCAATATTATTGCCAGTAGCTCCAGATGATTTTCTCTGCTATTTGACTGGACTTTCCGACATGAGTTTTAAAAAATATGCTACGATAATTCTTTTGTGCAAGCCACCATCAATATTTTTATATTCCATGGGTTGGGCCATGGGCTTAGAATGGTTAGTAAGTAAATTGTAA
- the leuS gene encoding leucine--tRNA ligase, giving the protein MTENKFPEYNPNAVEKKWQKIWDEDNTFHSEIDHDKEKYYALVEFPYPSGQGLHVGHPRPYTALDVVARKRRLEGYNVLYPMGFDAFGLPTENYAIKNKIHPAKVTEDNIKNFKNQLKSIGFSFDWDREVNTTDPDYYKWSQWIFIQLYKHGLAYKNEMSVNWCPSCQVGLANEEVVDGKCERCGSEVVHKMKNQWMLKITEYADRLIDDLNEVDYEDRIKAQQINWIGRSKGANVDFTIKDSDDKLTVYTTRPDTIFGVTYMVISPEHPILDQYKDKINNFDEVISYQEEACKKSDFERAELNKDKTGVMLDGISAINPLSCKEIPIWVSDYVLMTYGTGAIMAVPAHDSRDYEFAKTFDMPIIPVYEADGELPLTDINQGISINSEFLNGLNATEAKKKAIEYIEENNLGGATTNFKLRDWVFSRQRYWGEPIPMVYCEEHGWVPVDEADLPVKLPEVESYEPTSTGESPLAEIEDFVNTTCPICGKAAKRETDTMPQWAGSSWYYLRYMDPHNNDALASKEALDYYSPVDWYNGGMEHTTLHLLYSRFWHKFLYDLGVVPTKEPYMKRTSHGMILGEDHQKMSKSRGNVVNPDDIIRDYGADTLRTYEMFIGDFSSTAIWSDEGVRGCRKYLERVYNMIDLVEDGDQYSKDLEVSIHQTIKKVTEDYENLKFNTAIASLMSLSNDMRAAGKITKADFKTYVILLNPVAPHLTEELWQMAGFEGKLNQTSWPTYDEKKLVKDEFEMPVQINGKVRGKVIMPIDANKDDAIEAAKSDSNIANHIADKEIRKIIYVPGKILNIVVG; this is encoded by the coding sequence ATGACAGAAAATAAATTTCCTGAATACAATCCCAATGCCGTAGAAAAGAAATGGCAAAAAATTTGGGATGAAGATAATACTTTTCACAGTGAAATAGACCATGATAAGGAAAAATATTATGCTTTGGTAGAATTTCCTTATCCATCAGGTCAAGGTCTACATGTTGGCCACCCAAGACCATACACAGCCCTTGACGTTGTTGCAAGAAAGAGAAGACTTGAAGGTTACAATGTCCTATATCCGATGGGCTTTGATGCTTTTGGACTTCCTACAGAAAACTATGCTATCAAAAATAAAATCCACCCAGCAAAAGTTACTGAAGATAATATCAAGAACTTCAAGAACCAACTAAAATCAATTGGTTTTTCCTTCGACTGGGACAGAGAAGTAAATACAACTGACCCAGATTATTACAAGTGGAGTCAGTGGATTTTCATCCAACTATACAAGCACGGCCTAGCTTACAAAAATGAAATGAGCGTAAACTGGTGCCCATCCTGCCAAGTAGGCCTTGCCAACGAAGAAGTAGTTGATGGCAAGTGCGAAAGATGTGGCAGCGAAGTAGTTCACAAGATGAAAAACCAATGGATGCTAAAGATCACAGAATACGCTGATAGGCTGATCGATGACCTTAACGAAGTTGACTATGAAGATAGGATTAAGGCTCAACAAATCAACTGGATTGGCAGATCTAAGGGCGCAAATGTAGACTTTACTATCAAAGATTCTGATGATAAACTTACTGTTTATACAACTCGCCCAGATACAATCTTTGGTGTGACCTACATGGTAATTTCGCCAGAACACCCTATCCTTGACCAATACAAGGATAAGATTAATAATTTTGATGAAGTTATTTCCTACCAAGAAGAGGCATGCAAAAAATCAGATTTCGAAAGAGCTGAACTAAACAAAGACAAGACTGGGGTTATGCTTGATGGAATATCAGCAATCAATCCCCTTTCATGCAAAGAAATACCAATCTGGGTATCAGACTATGTGCTTATGACCTATGGTACAGGCGCTATAATGGCTGTACCAGCACATGATAGCAGGGACTATGAATTTGCAAAAACATTTGATATGCCTATAATACCTGTTTATGAAGCTGATGGAGAATTACCTCTAACAGACATCAACCAAGGAATATCAATAAACTCTGAATTCTTAAACGGTCTTAATGCGACAGAGGCCAAGAAAAAGGCTATAGAATATATAGAAGAAAATAACTTAGGAGGGGCTACAACAAACTTTAAGCTACGTGACTGGGTATTCTCCCGCCAAAGATATTGGGGAGAACCAATACCTATGGTTTATTGCGAAGAGCACGGTTGGGTGCCAGTAGACGAAGCTGACCTTCCAGTAAAATTACCAGAAGTAGAGTCATACGAACCAACATCAACTGGAGAATCACCACTAGCTGAAATAGAAGATTTTGTTAATACAACTTGTCCAATTTGTGGAAAAGCTGCAAAAAGAGAAACAGACACCATGCCACAATGGGCAGGATCTTCTTGGTACTACTTAAGGTATATGGATCCTCATAATAATGATGCCCTTGCAAGTAAGGAAGCTTTGGATTACTACAGTCCAGTTGATTGGTACAATGGTGGAATGGAACATACTACTCTTCACTTGCTATATTCAAGGTTCTGGCACAAATTCCTATACGACCTTGGAGTAGTTCCAACAAAAGAACCATATATGAAGAGAACCAGCCATGGTATGATACTAGGAGAAGACCACCAAAAAATGAGTAAATCTCGTGGCAATGTGGTAAATCCTGATGACATTATCCGTGATTATGGGGCAGATACCTTAAGAACTTACGAGATGTTTATAGGAGACTTCTCATCAACAGCAATTTGGTCTGATGAGGGGGTTCGCGGCTGTAGAAAATACTTAGAACGTGTTTATAACATGATTGACCTAGTAGAAGATGGGGACCAATATTCTAAAGATCTTGAAGTATCAATCCATCAAACAATCAAAAAGGTCACAGAAGATTATGAAAATCTTAAATTTAATACAGCTATAGCAAGCCTAATGTCCCTATCAAACGATATGAGAGCAGCAGGTAAAATCACAAAAGCAGACTTTAAAACTTATGTAATCTTACTAAATCCAGTTGCTCCACACCTAACAGAAGAATTGTGGCAAATGGCAGGATTTGAAGGAAAGCTAAACCAAACATCTTGGCCAACTTATGATGAGAAGAAGCTTGTCAAAGATGAATTTGAAATGCCAGTTCAAATCAACGGCAAAGTGCGTGGCAAGGTGATAATGCCAATAGATGCAAACAAAGATGATGCCATAGAAGCTGCCAAAAGTGATAGCAATATAGCAAATCACATAGCAGATAAGGAAATAAGAAAAATAATATATGTTCCAGGCAAGATTTTAAATATTGTCGTGGGATAA
- a CDS encoding cell division protein FtsQ/DivIB → MQNNNDNRYLKKDGKTIKKTYVAKKNNRNFEKEKKVFSKPFVFFLIILFLLTVLYSLYIHPFMQISDIYISGNKNISDEQIISQISNPIGQNILTYNIADSEERISAIDTIDGVEIKKVFPNLLSIEVDETYPLFYQEEKDKTYYIDNKAKIIEKNLENNEGLIKIRGAKLRNITGENFTSSEASLNFIKAIQEFSYIDKVKEIDLENKAEIGIMLNDIDVKFGDLNNISDKLKLLDKILNDIDQKGVLAVQIDLDNGKNPKVKVDDQSFSEDLNY, encoded by the coding sequence ATGCAAAATAATAATGACAACAGATATTTAAAAAAAGATGGAAAAACCATAAAGAAAACATACGTGGCCAAGAAAAACAATCGCAACTTCGAAAAGGAGAAGAAGGTATTTTCTAAGCCCTTTGTATTTTTTCTGATCATATTATTTCTATTAACTGTTCTCTACAGCTTATATATCCATCCTTTTATGCAGATATCAGACATATACATAAGTGGTAACAAAAATATTAGTGATGAACAAATAATAAGTCAAATATCAAATCCTATTGGACAAAATATATTGACTTATAATATAGCTGACAGTGAAGAAAGGATTAGTGCTATTGACACTATCGATGGCGTAGAAATCAAGAAAGTCTTTCCAAATCTTTTATCCATAGAAGTAGACGAAACTTATCCGCTCTTTTACCAAGAAGAAAAAGATAAGACTTATTATATAGATAACAAGGCTAAGATTATAGAAAAAAACCTGGAAAATAATGAAGGACTTATCAAAATAAGGGGGGCAAAGCTTAGGAATATCACAGGGGAAAACTTTACTAGCTCGGAAGCTTCACTCAATTTTATTAAGGCGATCCAGGAATTTTCCTACATTGATAAGGTAAAAGAAATAGATTTGGAAAATAAAGCTGAAATTGGTATAATGTTAAATGATATAGATGTAAAATTCGGTGATTTGAACAATATTAGTGATAAGTTAAAATTACTAGATAAAATCCTAAATGATATAGACCAAAAAGGAGTTCTAGCTGTTCAAATAGACCTAGATAATGGCAAAAATCCTAAAGTAAAAGTGGACGATCAATCATTTAGTGAAGATTTAAATTATTAA
- a CDS encoding replication-associated recombination protein A produces MDLFELNRQYELEKSAPLADRLRPKTLEEYIGQEHLVGEGMIINRMIKADRIYSMIFYGPPGVGKTTLAKIISQSTNMAFEELSAVSSGIGDVKNKIQIAKDNLSYENKKTILFIDEIHRFNKSQQDYLLPFVENSTIILIGATTENPYFEVNKALISRMYVFELKSLTDKNLDRLIDQAISHDTILASKNIEINNDARKTLIKYSNGDSRALLNGLEIATFSEDEKDGKIIIDKDTIEHSIQKKIAIYDKKGDRHYDTISAFIKSMRGSDINASLFYLEKMLESGEDIKFIARRMIIFASEDISNADPNALILATSTFDAINTVGMPEARIILAQTVTYLAAAPKSNSTYKAIAKAMDFVKNNPDREVPNKLKDSHYPGSKNLIHDTYLYPHDYGGYVDQAYLPDEFVGEKFYDPIFVGYEKQMIERLEKRKEGNNED; encoded by the coding sequence ATGGATTTATTTGAACTAAATCGACAATATGAATTAGAAAAATCGGCACCCTTAGCAGATAGACTTAGGCCAAAAACCCTAGAGGAATATATTGGCCAAGAACATTTGGTAGGAGAGGGGATGATAATAAATCGTATGATAAAGGCTGATAGAATATATTCTATGATTTTTTACGGTCCACCGGGTGTTGGCAAGACAACACTTGCTAAAATCATATCACAGTCTACGAATATGGCTTTTGAGGAACTATCAGCTGTATCTAGTGGCATAGGAGATGTCAAAAATAAGATTCAAATAGCCAAGGATAACTTAAGCTATGAGAATAAAAAAACAATTTTGTTTATAGATGAAATCCATAGGTTCAACAAGTCACAACAAGATTATCTCTTGCCCTTTGTAGAAAATTCTACAATAATACTTATTGGAGCAACTACTGAAAATCCATATTTTGAGGTAAATAAGGCTCTAATATCTAGGATGTATGTTTTTGAGTTAAAGTCTTTAACAGATAAAAATTTGGATAGGTTAATAGATCAAGCTATAAGTCATGATACAATTCTAGCAAGTAAGAATATTGAAATAAATAATGACGCTAGAAAAACTCTTATTAAATATTCAAATGGCGATAGCAGGGCTTTACTCAATGGTCTGGAGATTGCAACATTTTCAGAAGATGAGAAAGATGGTAAAATTATTATAGATAAAGATACTATCGAGCACTCGATCCAAAAAAAGATTGCGATTTATGACAAAAAGGGCGATAGGCACTACGACACTATATCTGCCTTTATCAAATCTATGAGGGGATCAGATATTAATGCTAGCCTATTTTATCTGGAAAAGATGCTAGAATCTGGTGAGGATATCAAGTTCATTGCAAGGAGAATGATTATATTTGCATCGGAAGATATTTCTAATGCAGATCCAAATGCTCTTATACTTGCTACATCAACCTTTGATGCTATAAACACAGTTGGTATGCCAGAAGCTAGGATAATTCTAGCTCAAACTGTCACATATCTTGCAGCTGCTCCTAAGAGCAACTCAACTTATAAGGCAATAGCAAAGGCTATGGATTTTGTGAAGAATAATCCTGACAGAGAAGTGCCAAATAAGCTCAAAGATTCCCATTATCCAGGCAGTAAAAACTTAATCCATGACACTTACCTCTATCCCCACGATTATGGTGGATATGTAGATCAGGCTTATCTGCCAGATGAATTTGTAGGGGAAAAATTTTATGATCCGATTTTTGTTGGATATGAAAAACAAATGATAGAAAGATTAGAAAAAAGGAAAGAAGGAAACAATGAAGATTAG
- a CDS encoding TVP38/TMEM64 family protein — protein sequence MTDFIKKNKFSIISAGVFIIFCLLAYMGYKNGTFDSLESFRDYVLSYGPWAFLIFFLANIMQVVVPGVPGGIILAFGVITFGPLKGFIYNYISICIGSIINFLISKSFGKDLVIKVFGEDKFSKYKDKIKEDSYEKFFAWAILLPVAPDDFLCYVTGLSNMSFKKFVKIIFLCKPLPIFAYSMAWYFGLDIIMNRLV from the coding sequence ATGACTGATTTTATAAAAAAGAATAAGTTTTCGATAATTTCAGCAGGGGTATTTATTATCTTTTGCTTATTAGCTTATATGGGATACAAAAATGGGACCTTTGATTCTCTAGAAAGTTTTAGAGACTATGTCCTATCATATGGACCTTGGGCATTTTTGATATTTTTTCTAGCAAATATTATGCAAGTTGTCGTTCCAGGAGTTCCAGGAGGCATAATACTTGCCTTTGGAGTGATAACTTTTGGACCATTGAAAGGATTTATCTACAACTACATTTCCATATGTATAGGATCTATAATAAACTTTTTGATATCCAAATCCTTTGGCAAGGACCTTGTCATCAAGGTATTTGGTGAAGATAAGTTTAGCAAGTATAAGGATAAGATTAAAGAAGATTCATACGAAAAGTTTTTTGCCTGGGCCATACTATTGCCTGTAGCACCTGATGACTTCCTTTGCTATGTAACAGGCTTGAGCAATATGAGTTTTAAAAAATTTGTAAAAATTATATTTCTGTGTAAACCACTACCTATATTTGCTTATTCTATGGCTTGGTATTTTGGCTTGGATATAATAATGAATAGACTTGTATAA
- the murG gene encoding undecaprenyldiphospho-muramoylpentapeptide beta-N-acetylglucosaminyltransferase, which produces MRVIMSGGGTGGHIYPAIAIAQKLQANIENCEILYVGIKGGPEEAIAKKYGYDFRPIDGMGLPRKINKRFFKSLSKNMKGFKAARHIVNEYKPDIAIGTGGYVCGPIIYKAAKAKVPTIIHESNSYPGVTSKFLSKKVDYLCISYPQAKKHLKYKDNIIVTGNPVRTNFKETFTDEDLAKLGIKKDRPVVFSFGGSNGSYALNKAIIELSKILKDEFYLLHQTGRLNYDKFMEEVTDNPYIKAFSYIDNIDLFYAVSDLVIASSGAMSLAEISAVKKPSILIPKAYTTENHQQYNAQTYVDNGAALMILEKNLDGKILYDNIVSIIDDKKKLEAMGKAAGSLADEDASDKILDLVLELVGNDAK; this is translated from the coding sequence ATGAGAGTAATAATGTCAGGTGGTGGAACAGGTGGACATATATATCCAGCCATAGCCATCGCCCAAAAATTACAAGCTAATATTGAAAACTGTGAGATTCTTTATGTTGGGATAAAAGGTGGTCCAGAAGAGGCTATAGCAAAAAAATATGGCTATGATTTTAGGCCTATTGATGGTATGGGCTTACCTAGAAAGATTAACAAAAGATTTTTCAAATCCTTATCCAAAAATATGAAGGGTTTCAAGGCAGCAAGGCATATAGTAAATGAATATAAACCGGATATAGCAATTGGAACTGGTGGCTATGTATGCGGGCCTATTATATATAAGGCTGCTAAGGCTAAGGTTCCTACTATAATCCACGAATCAAATTCATATCCAGGGGTCACATCCAAATTCCTATCAAAAAAAGTTGACTACCTATGTATATCTTATCCTCAAGCCAAAAAACACTTAAAATACAAGGATAATATTATAGTTACAGGCAATCCTGTTAGGACGAATTTCAAGGAAACTTTTACTGATGAGGACTTAGCAAAACTTGGCATCAAGAAAGATAGACCGGTAGTCTTCTCCTTTGGTGGATCAAACGGTTCATACGCCCTAAATAAGGCGATAATTGAACTTTCAAAGATATTAAAGGATGAATTTTACCTACTTCATCAAACAGGTAGACTCAACTACGATAAATTCATGGAAGAAGTTACTGACAATCCTTATATTAAGGCTTTTTCCTACATTGACAATATAGACTTATTTTACGCTGTAAGTGATTTGGTAATAGCATCAAGTGGGGCAATGAGTCTTGCCGAAATATCTGCAGTCAAGAAACCATCTATTTTGATACCTAAAGCTTACACCACAGAAAATCACCAACAATATAATGCACAAACCTATGTAGACAATGGCGCAGCCCTTATGATATTAGAAAAAAATCTTGATGGCAAAATATTATATGATAATATTGTTTCTATAATAGATGACAAAAAAAAGCTAGAAGCTATGGGCAAGGCTGCAGGATCTCTTGCAGATGAGGATGCTAGTGATAAGATTCTAGACTTAGTATTGGAATTAGTTGGTAATGATGCAAAATAA
- the asnS gene encoding asparagine--tRNA ligase encodes MKIREILNDIDKYVDTDVLVSGWIRNSRFSKNVGFIELNDGSTFKNLQIVVGKDKENYDELSHQFLSTSLKVEGKLVATGNNKTPYEIQADNIEVLGESSDKFPIQKQRQTLEFMRTIPHLRPRTNTFRAVFKVRSSLAYALHKFFQERGFLYVNPPIVTGSDAEGAGEMFNITTINPKEVPLKEDGSVDYGKDFFGKKSYLTVSGQLEAEDYALAFGDVYTFGPTFRAEESNTPRHAAEFWMLEPELAFADYNVAMDVAEYMIKYIIDYVLENNKDEMEFFNRFIDEGLFERLEKVRNAEFARITYTDAIEKLKESGQKFEFPVEWGMDLQTEHERYLSEVIVDGPVFVTDYPKDIKAFYMKRNADGKTVAAFDMLVPGVGELIGGSQREENMEELLKSFEENGLKEEDYQNYLDLRRFGSVVHSGYGLGFERAVMYVTGMKNIRDVIPYPRYVNAFADRN; translated from the coding sequence ATGAAGATTAGAGAAATTTTAAATGATATAGATAAATATGTCGATACAGATGTTCTTGTATCAGGTTGGATAAGAAACTCAAGATTTAGTAAAAATGTTGGTTTTATAGAGCTAAATGATGGTTCTACTTTCAAGAACTTACAAATAGTAGTAGGAAAAGATAAGGAAAATTACGATGAACTTTCCCATCAATTTTTATCAACAAGCTTAAAAGTTGAAGGTAAACTTGTAGCTACAGGCAATAATAAGACTCCTTATGAAATCCAAGCTGATAATATCGAAGTTTTGGGCGAATCTTCAGATAAGTTTCCAATCCAAAAACAAAGACAAACCCTAGAATTTATGAGAACCATTCCTCACCTTAGACCAAGAACAAATACATTTAGAGCCGTATTTAAGGTTAGAAGTTCACTAGCTTATGCACTACATAAATTCTTCCAAGAGAGAGGATTCTTGTATGTGAACCCACCAATAGTTACTGGTTCTGACGCTGAGGGTGCTGGGGAAATGTTTAATATCACAACTATTAACCCAAAAGAAGTTCCATTAAAAGAAGACGGAAGCGTGGATTATGGCAAAGATTTCTTTGGCAAAAAATCATACCTAACAGTATCCGGCCAACTAGAAGCAGAAGATTATGCTTTAGCCTTTGGTGATGTATATACCTTTGGTCCAACCTTTAGAGCAGAAGAATCAAACACACCAAGACACGCTGCAGAATTCTGGATGCTAGAACCTGAATTGGCTTTTGCTGATTACAATGTAGCAATGGATGTGGCTGAATATATGATTAAATATATAATCGACTATGTCCTTGAAAATAACAAAGATGAAATGGAATTTTTCAATAGATTCATAGATGAGGGTCTATTTGAAAGACTAGAAAAAGTTAGAAATGCTGAATTTGCAAGAATAACATATACTGATGCCATAGAAAAGCTAAAGGAAAGCGGACAAAAATTCGAATTCCCAGTTGAATGGGGCATGGACCTACAAACTGAACACGAAAGATACCTATCAGAAGTAATAGTGGATGGACCTGTATTTGTAACTGACTATCCAAAAGATATCAAGGCATTTTACATGAAGAGAAATGCAGATGGCAAGACAGTAGCTGCCTTTGATATGCTCGTTCCTGGAGTAGGAGAACTAATAGGTGGTTCTCAAAGGGAAGAAAATATGGAAGAACTTCTAAAATCATTTGAAGAAAATGGTCTAAAAGAAGAAGACTATCAAAACTATCTTGATCTAAGAAGATTTGGTAGTGTTGTTCACTCAGGCTATGGTTTAGGTTTTGAACGTGCTGTAATGTATGTAACAGGTATGAAAAATATCCGTGACGTAATCCCTTACCCAAGATATGTAAATGCATTTGCAGATAGAAACTAG
- the nrdR gene encoding transcriptional regulator NrdR — protein MKCPYCHSNNTRVLDSRATEDDTAIRRRRLCEDCDKRFSTYERYEDNTLMVIKKDETRESFNPAKIISGVVKSCQKRPVSMDQIEEVAKNVEVKINHTGKKEVTSTYIGELVMDELKDLDPVAYVRFASVYREFKDVDSFYEEILNLKD, from the coding sequence ATGAAATGCCCTTATTGTCATTCAAATAATACAAGAGTTCTTGATTCAAGAGCCACCGAAGATGACACAGCTATCAGACGTAGAAGGCTTTGTGAAGATTGCGACAAAAGATTTTCAACCTATGAGAGGTACGAAGATAATACCCTTATGGTTATAAAAAAGGATGAAACTAGAGAATCTTTTAACCCAGCAAAGATTATATCTGGGGTAGTAAAAAGTTGCCAAAAAAGACCAGTTTCCATGGATCAGATAGAAGAAGTAGCAAAAAATGTCGAAGTAAAAATTAACCATACGGGTAAAAAGGAAGTTACTTCAACATATATTGGTGAACTTGTAATGGATGAACTAAAAGATCTTGATCCTGTCGCATATGTACGCTTTGCCTCAGTTTACAGAGAATTTAAAGATGTAGATTCATTTTATGAAGAAATACTTAATTTAAAAGACTAA